Genomic segment of Thiomonas sp. FB-Cd:
GACAAACGGGTGTTTGACCACGTCCTTGGCCACCGCGTCCAGGCTGAACCCGTTCACCAGACCGAGGTAGCAGGTGAAGTGCAGCAGCGCGTAGGCAAAGGCGAACAGCCCGAGCATGCGCCGCAGCCGCGCCAGCTCAGTCCAGCCGGTTACCCCGCGCAGCGGCGTGATCGCCAGCGTGATCAGCAAAAAGCGCAAGGCCCACAGACCCGTGGTCCAGATCAGCGTCTGCTCCGGGTTGGCGCCGAGTTGCACGGTCAGCGCGCGCCATACCAGCGTGCCCAGGGGCACGAGGCAGGCCGCAAACACAACAGGCTTGAACCCTCGGGCCTGCAGGGTCACGCGGCGCAGCCACGCTGCCGCCCGCGCCGTGATCCGGAAAAAATCCTTCATGCCGGGCTCGCGTGTTTCTCAGAAATCCTTGGTCAGATTCATGCCCTTGTACAGA
This window contains:
- a CDS encoding sulfite oxidase heme-binding subunit YedZ — its product is MKDFFRITARAAAWLRRVTLQARGFKPVVFAACLVPLGTLVWRALTVQLGANPEQTLIWTTGLWALRFLLITLAITPLRGVTGWTELARLRRMLGLFAFAYALLHFTCYLGLVNGFSLDAVAKDVVKHPFVLAGMTALTLMLPLAATSTNSMIKRLGAARWKALHKLIYVVGVVAVFHYWWGKLAKNNTADPKIYAAILATLLAWRLVRAWQGRRRQGRRQPANARA